A window from Candidatus Amarolinea dominans encodes these proteins:
- a CDS encoding NAD(P)H-dependent oxidoreductase subunit E has translation MAQPSVDLSLLEPILAEYADQKGALIPILQHAQDEYGYLPAPVLEVISERTGTPLSKIYGVATFYSQFYLHPRGRHIVRVCDGTACHVKGAARIIDELGNTLKIIPSQTTDDFRVTFEVVYCLGSCGLAPVAVVDERVVGRLTPAQMVKQVQGLA, from the coding sequence ATGGCACAGCCATCCGTTGATTTGAGCCTGTTAGAACCGATTTTGGCCGAATACGCCGATCAGAAAGGCGCGCTCATCCCCATTTTGCAGCATGCGCAGGATGAATACGGCTATTTGCCCGCGCCGGTGCTGGAAGTCATCTCCGAGCGCACCGGCACGCCGTTGAGCAAGATCTACGGCGTCGCCACGTTCTATTCGCAGTTCTATTTGCACCCCCGTGGGCGTCACATCGTGCGCGTGTGCGACGGCACCGCCTGCCACGTCAAAGGCGCGGCCAGGATCATTGACGAACTGGGCAACACCCTCAAGATCATCCCCAGCCAAACCACCGACGATTTCCGGGTCACATTCGAGGTGGTCTATTGCCTCGGCTCCTGCGGCCTGGCGCCGGTGGCCGTGGTGGATGAGCGGGTGGTGGGCCGCCTGACCCCTGCGCAGATGGTCAAACAAGTGCAGGGATTGGCGTAG
- a CDS encoding histidinol-phosphatase, with protein MIPPLIVRRALALGLDLIAVTDHNATHNVEAVQRAAAGTPLTVWPGMEVQTREEVHLLCLFDNNAAAFAWQARVDASLPPLMNDPEHFGGQFVVDATGEFIRHHTPLLLTSTAFSIEEATAQVNALGGLVIPCHVDRPSFSLLANLGFVPPDLAAPALEISARLTPAQARAQFPMLGAWPLVQNGDAHRLNEMIGRTRVRLTALTIPELAAALRCPARLAIDIG; from the coding sequence ATGATCCCGCCGCTGATCGTGCGCCGGGCGTTGGCGCTGGGGCTGGACTTGATCGCAGTGACCGATCATAACGCCACGCACAACGTCGAGGCGGTGCAGCGGGCCGCGGCCGGCACGCCGCTGACGGTCTGGCCGGGGATGGAGGTGCAGACGCGGGAGGAGGTTCACCTGCTCTGCCTGTTCGACAATAACGCGGCCGCCTTCGCCTGGCAGGCGCGGGTGGATGCCAGCCTGCCGCCGCTCATGAATGATCCGGAGCATTTCGGCGGGCAGTTCGTGGTGGACGCAACGGGCGAGTTCATCCGTCACCACACACCCCTTCTGCTCACCTCCACCGCGTTCAGCATCGAGGAGGCGACCGCGCAGGTCAACGCGCTGGGCGGCCTGGTCATTCCCTGCCATGTGGATCGCCCCAGTTTCAGCCTGCTTGCCAACCTGGGCTTCGTGCCGCCCGATCTCGCCGCGCCGGCGCTCGAAATCTCCGCCCGTCTGACCCCGGCGCAGGCGCGAGCGCAATTCCCCATGCTGGGCGCCTGGCCCCTGGTGCAAAACGGCGACGCGCACCGCCTGAACGAAATGATCGGACGCACACGGGTTCGCCTGACCGCGCTCACCATCCCGGAACTGGCCGCGGCGCTGCGCTGCCCGGCGCGGCTTGCCATTGACATTGGTTGA
- a CDS encoding PD40 domain-containing protein: MKRLLFFVGRLSGPVALAVLAVAVILSLKGIQDNTAPSPQAFQSPIETPSTFVPTKIPGTASPTSIIPVSPHPATDTPTPGRTPSVEPTRLLTATPDGTDTPSPTPIPMVITTLPPGQKIIYKQYDNSTMSIWAASASHPELRQMLFTISDPQRFGIRAGISYDETRIAYTVLPSDRSLDPFAADLRLANMDGSQDQLLATQVDIGRFVNYPLWSPDDQWIAFSRQTASEPPFVQTINALSLATGQELTLVSADESTWLWPLDWSPDGRYFYYIRGTTRAELWRVDLGYERNEYLRLVWDGTVPRCYFLSRNGEWLLCTVLESRDPVRYAVIVVPITSPGEVEILISGATNDLYNPIWYVDSREITFNLSVPGSEQVKLQTIDLQTRFIRTMLVAEGMSFTPRSWSPDGQWLAVQQFPEDNHDLLVMDYDGIRVNRVPRSEGIEIIKWITRDLPSPGH, encoded by the coding sequence ATGAAACGTCTACTTTTTTTTGTCGGCAGATTGTCAGGACCGGTGGCTCTTGCTGTCTTGGCCGTTGCTGTCATCTTATCCCTCAAAGGGATACAGGATAATACGGCGCCGTCACCTCAGGCGTTTCAGTCGCCTATTGAAACGCCGTCTACGTTCGTGCCTACTAAAATACCCGGCACAGCCTCGCCGACGTCCATTATCCCTGTTTCTCCGCATCCAGCCACTGACACTCCGACACCCGGCAGAACACCATCGGTAGAGCCAACTCGACTATTGACGGCGACTCCCGACGGTACCGACACGCCTTCACCCACGCCGATACCCATGGTGATCACGACTCTACCACCGGGGCAAAAAATAATCTACAAGCAATATGATAATAGCACGATGAGTATTTGGGCAGCGAGTGCGAGTCACCCTGAGCTCAGACAAATGCTTTTCACAATTTCGGATCCTCAGCGATTCGGTATACGAGCAGGCATATCATACGACGAAACAAGAATCGCTTATACTGTTCTTCCTTCTGATCGCTCTCTCGATCCATTTGCGGCTGATCTGCGATTGGCGAATATGGATGGTTCACAGGATCAATTGTTGGCGACGCAAGTAGACATTGGCCGATTCGTCAATTATCCTCTATGGTCACCAGATGATCAGTGGATTGCCTTTAGTCGTCAGACAGCATCTGAACCACCTTTCGTTCAAACCATAAATGCCCTCAGTTTAGCGACGGGGCAAGAACTCACATTGGTGAGCGCCGATGAATCTACCTGGCTTTGGCCCCTCGATTGGTCTCCAGATGGTCGTTATTTTTATTATATCCGCGGTACGACACGCGCTGAGTTGTGGCGTGTGGATCTTGGCTACGAGAGGAATGAGTACCTGCGTCTTGTCTGGGATGGGACAGTTCCGCGTTGCTACTTCTTATCTCGCAATGGAGAGTGGCTGCTATGCACGGTATTGGAATCACGAGATCCGGTGCGTTATGCCGTCATTGTTGTTCCTATCACAAGTCCGGGTGAAGTCGAAATATTGATCAGCGGAGCCACGAACGATCTCTACAATCCTATTTGGTATGTTGATAGTCGGGAGATCACATTCAACCTATCTGTGCCAGGTAGCGAACAAGTCAAACTCCAGACTATTGACTTGCAAACACGATTTATTAGAACAATGTTGGTTGCTGAAGGCATGTCCTTCACACCTAGAAGTTGGTCGCCTGATGGTCAGTGGCTGGCAGTGCAACAATTTCCTGAGGATAATCACGATTTGCTGGTGATGGATTACGACGGCATCCGAGTCAATCGCGTGCCACGGTCTGAGGGCATAGAGATAATCAAATGGATAACTCGCGATCTTCCGAGTCCCGGTCACTAA
- a CDS encoding CBS domain-containing protein has translation MTNAAVTAITAPERDELTRVQELVYELRVQEVMTATPITVTPDTPLAELMEIMRTRRISGTPVVDPADGRLLGIISIQDLIKALADQRADDRVADHMTPTVMAVRTDDRAVKAVNLFAQHGYGRLPVLDDAGSLVGIVTASDITRGLLRTLNRRLQDEEMRRYRASHIFDDIVSDETSLLLRYQVAPRDFTRGGEASSKVKRALERLGANPALVRRLAITAYEAELNLVIHATHGGELRVEISPHRITLSAADDGPGIADIEMAFAPGFTTALDWVRELGFGAGMGLTNIKRYSDSVEMDSALGRGTTLRAVFLVGNHT, from the coding sequence ATGACAAACGCAGCCGTCACGGCTATCACCGCCCCAGAACGGGACGAACTGACCCGCGTGCAGGAACTGGTCTATGAGTTGCGCGTGCAGGAGGTGATGACCGCCACGCCGATCACCGTGACCCCGGACACGCCGCTGGCCGAGTTGATGGAGATCATGCGCACACGGCGCATCTCCGGCACGCCGGTGGTGGACCCCGCGGATGGGCGCCTACTCGGCATCATCAGCATCCAGGACCTGATCAAAGCACTGGCAGACCAGCGCGCCGATGACCGGGTGGCCGATCACATGACGCCGACGGTGATGGCGGTGCGCACCGATGACCGGGCCGTCAAGGCGGTCAATCTGTTTGCCCAGCACGGCTATGGCCGTCTGCCGGTGCTGGACGACGCCGGTAGCCTGGTCGGCATCGTCACCGCCAGCGACATCACGCGCGGGCTGCTGCGCACCCTCAACCGCCGCCTGCAGGACGAGGAGATGCGCCGCTACCGCGCCAGCCACATCTTCGATGACATTGTGTCGGATGAGACCAGCCTGCTGCTACGCTATCAGGTGGCTCCACGTGATTTTACGCGCGGGGGCGAGGCGTCCAGCAAGGTCAAGCGTGCGCTGGAACGCCTGGGCGCCAATCCGGCCCTGGTGCGGCGCCTGGCAATCACCGCCTACGAGGCCGAGCTGAACCTGGTCATCCACGCCACCCATGGCGGTGAGCTGCGCGTCGAGATCAGCCCCCATCGCATCACCCTCAGCGCCGCGGACGACGGCCCGGGCATTGCCGATATCGAGATGGCCTTTGCACCCGGCTTTACCACGGCGCTGGATTGGGTGCGCGAGTTGGGCTTTGGCGCCGGCATGGGGCTTACCAACATCAAGCGCTACAGTGACTCGGTCGAGATGGACTCAGCCCTGGGACGCGGCACCACCTTGCGCGCCGTTTTCCTCGTCGGCAACCACACGTAG